Below is a window of Verrucomicrobiota bacterium DNA.
CGTTGTCGTTGGTTTTCACGCGGCGATCCACGGTGACATAGGGGTTGATAAAGCGCAGCTCCTCGAGATACTCGGTGCCTTTCTTGCCTCCCCAGCCGTAATACGACAGCACCGGACCCCCGGCGTGGGTGGGGAATCGCTGATCCGCCTCATCGAGGTACAATGCATTCGCCAATCCCAGTTGCCGCAAATGTGCGGAACAGGCGACGCGTTGGGAAGTTTTCTTCGCCCGAGCCAGTGCCGGCAAAAGCATCCCGGCGAGAATGGCGATGATCGCGATGACCACCAAGAGTTCGATCAAGGTAAATCCCGGCGCGGAGGAATGGCGGCCTTTCATCTGGAAGCGGGTAGTGGTTCTAGTCTCGCGGAATCATCAGGAGATGCGAGCTAATTGTGAGGAAGTCAATCGAGATTCCCTCTTTTTGCCCGTGAAGGAAACCGGCCCAGGGTCTGCTTCGCGGGGACGGATCCGCCGCGTGCAGCACGTGTTTTTGAACCTTTTCCGCTCCAAGGAAATGTATCGACTGCCGAGAGTGCTTCTGACAGGCTAACGCAGGATTCCATCGGATGTTTGGCCTACTGAAGAACCTTTCAGGAAAAGCGACCCCGCCCCCCTCCCGCGCCGACGCCTGCTCCATTGGTGGGAGATGGCATCGTGGTTTCCTTGGCCGTCGTAACGACCAAATTCCCCGAGAATCTGCAGGCCGGCATTCTTCGTTCGCCGGGAGGAGCCACCGTAACCCTGAGCCTGGATGCCATCCTTCCCCAGCTCACTTCGGGTGCCGTCAAGATCCCCTACACTGAGCTCGTCGGACTGGCGCCGGAAGGCTATTTGCAGTCCGTCGGTGAAGCCGATTCCACCCTCATCGAGGTTCCGCTTTCCGAAATCCTCCCCAAACTTCGTCCCGACCAATTGCCGCGCCGACAGAGCCAGCGGAGAGTGGAAGTGCCGGATGATATCCAGGCTCTCTTTGGGAGCAAGGGAAAGGGTCCCGAGAAAGCACCTGTCACGGCTCCCGCCAAACCCGGGACCAATCCGCCTCTCCCTGCCCCGGCAGCGCCCGTCAAACCCCCCTCGGGCCTGCCGGATCCAGCCTCTTTGCGGCCTGCCCAGCCGATGCCGACGAAGCCCGTCGGCACCGGACCCGCGCCGGCTCCCGCGGCTGCCAAGCCGGCTCCTTTGCCTGCGGCCAAGCCGGTGCCTGCCCCAGCGCCAACTTCCGTTCCCACGCCAACTCCTGCACCGTCAGCACCGCTGACCATTGGAGCGGATATCACGGTCAAATTGGGACAATTGATCCAAGCTTGGCCCGAGGCGGCCAAGCAAGCGGCCACGGCCGCGAGCGAAGCCACGGTGGACATCCCGATGTCCGCGATCGAGCAGGGCGTGAAGAAAGGTCGGATTCAAGTCAAAGGGGCTCAGCTCAAGTCATGGATCAAGGGAGGAAGTCCTGAATTGGATGACGCCGCCGATTTCGATCTGCCGATTCCCCTGCTCGCGCCGATGTATTTGCTGCGGAAGGCTCCGGCCAAACCTCAGCGCAAAGTCACGGTCGGCGACAATATTCCTGATGTCTTCGCGGGCAAACCGGCTGCTCCGGCTGCCACTCCCGAGCCCGCCGCGCCTGCGCCGACTCCAGCACCGACTCCAGCACCGGCTCCGACACCTGCTCCTGATCCTGCCAAGGCTCAGAAACCGGCTGCGCCGGCGGCACCTGCAGCCCCGACGCTGGCTGACGTTTTCCAACAGCCGGGCAAAACGAGCTGGACTCCACAGGAGCTCGTCCAGCGCTTGGCGGGCATGAAGGGTTTCTCGGGCGCCGTCATCTCCACGAGCGACGGGTTGCTGGTCGCCGGTCAAGTTTCGCAGGCGCTCAAGGCGGATTTGATCGCCGGATTCCTTCCCGAGATGTTTTCCCGCCTGAATCAGTATTCGAAAGAGATTCGCCTGGGAGAGGTCCAGCAGGTCAGTATGAACGCCGGCCTGGTTCAGTGCCGGGTCTTTGCGGTCTCCAAATTCTACTTGGGCTTGTTAAGTGCCGCCGATGCCCCGCTCCCGTCCGCGACGCTGGATCTCGTTTTGAAGGAGCTGGGGAAGCTCGCTTCGAAATAGCCACCCTCGATTCTTATGGCCATCATCAACCAGGCAACGAAAGAGCTTCAGGTCAAGATCGTCTATTACGGGCCCGCCAAATGCGGCAAGACGATCAACCTGGAGCAGGTTCATGCGAACGTGCAGGTGCCCAACGCGGAGAGCAAGGGCAAGATGGTGTCGCTCGCCACGAGTTCCGACCGCACCCTGTTCTTCGATTTCTTTCCGCTCGAGGCGATGTCGATCAAGGGATTCAAAACCAAATTCCAGCTTTACACGGTCCCGGGCCAGGTCATTTACAACACCACCCGGCAATTGGTGCTTCGGGGCGTGGACGGCATCGTGTTCGTGGCCGATTCCAACTACGAAAAGATGCAGGAGAACGTGGAGAGCTTCGCCAATTTGGAAGACAACCTGAAGTCCCTCAAATTGAAACTCGACGACATCCCTTACGTGCTGCAATACAACAAGCGTGACGCGGCCAACCCGGCGCCCGTCGATTACATGGAGTTTCTCCTCAACAACCGCGAGGTGCAGGTGCCCTCGTTCACGGCGGTGGCCTCGAAGAGCGACGGGGTGTTCGAAACCCTGAACATGATTGTCCGGCTGCTGCTCAACAAATTCATCAACGAGTCGGGACGCAAGTAAGTCGATCGGGACCCTATGGCCGGCTTTCCTCAAATCACCGAGGAAGATTCCAAGAGCTTTACGGAAACGCTCAACGAGCTCGTCCTCCAAAGCGAGGCCACCAGCGCGTTGATCGTCGAGAAGGCCGGCTATCTCATCCATCAGTGCGGCCACTGCGCGGATTTCGACACCACTCAGGTGGCCACCCTCGCCTCCAACGCGTTCAACGCCACCCAATTCCTGGCCAGTCTCATCACGGAGACTAATTTCACCGGCATGTACCAGCAGGGTGAGCGCTTCAGCACCCTCATCCTGAACGTGGACGAGAATTGCCTGGTGGTCGTGATTTTTAAGGCCACCCTCAGCGTTGGCATGATCAAGTATTATGCCTCGATCGCCATCAAGTGCATCGCGGATCAATTGCTCATCGCCCAGGGTCGCGACAACAGCGGCGGCATCGATCTCGCCGATCTGGATCCCACCAACGTCTCCGAACTCTTCAAACGCCGTGAAACCGGCGAATCCGCGTCCACCACGCCGTAAGGCGGAAACGGCCGATCACCGGTTTCTGATCCGGCAAGCCCAGCTTGGCGACGTTGCGGCCGTCGCGCGCTTCAACCGGGCCATGGCGTTCGAAACCGAGGGCAAGCGCCTTTCCAAAGCCAGCACGGAAAACGGAACCCGATCCCTCATCGCCTCGCCCACCTACGGATTCTACCTCGTCGCCCTGGAAGCCGGTCGTGTTGTCGGACAACTCTGCATCACCTACGAATGGAGCGATTGGCATAACGGCGTGTATTGGTGGATCCAGAGCGTTTACGTGGACCCGCGATACCGTCGGCAGGGCGTTTTCCGAGCCCTGTTTCAGGAAGTCCGCCGCCAAAAGCAGGCCACCCCCGGAACCGCCTCGCTCCGTCTCTATGCCGACGCCACCAACCGCAAGGCGCAAGGTGTTTACCGCAAACTGGGCATGCAAAAAACCGCCTACGAAGTCTTTGAGCTGAA
It encodes the following:
- a CDS encoding GNAT family N-acetyltransferase — translated: MPRSPSSASRINCSSPRVATTAAASISPIWIPPTSPNSSNAVKPANPRPPRRKAETADHRFLIRQAQLGDVAAVARFNRAMAFETEGKRLSKASTENGTRSLIASPTYGFYLVALEAGRVVGQLCITYEWSDWHNGVYWWIQSVYVDPRYRRQGVFRALFQEVRRQKQATPGTASLRLYADATNRKAQGVYRKLGMQKTAYEVFELKD
- a CDS encoding gliding-motility protein MglA, whose product is MAIINQATKELQVKIVYYGPAKCGKTINLEQVHANVQVPNAESKGKMVSLATSSDRTLFFDFFPLEAMSIKGFKTKFQLYTVPGQVIYNTTRQLVLRGVDGIVFVADSNYEKMQENVESFANLEDNLKSLKLKLDDIPYVLQYNKRDAANPAPVDYMEFLLNNREVQVPSFTAVASKSDGVFETLNMIVRLLLNKFINESGRK